The Phaseolus vulgaris cultivar G19833 chromosome 5, P. vulgaris v2.0, whole genome shotgun sequence genomic interval CTTGCAAGATTAGATTACCAAGAGACAAATTTTATgctaaaatgaaaaacaaatagCTTCGATTATGGTTTGATGAATACAAACATTGCCACTTACGTTGTAATCTTGTGCAGTGTCTTTAAATAGTGTTTCTGTTACGTGTTACTCTTTAACTAGTTGTTCCTACTGAACCAGCAACATAAGATTCTCTCACAAAACTTCCGAATCTGACAGAAAATGAAGAACCTCAGATATTGTTTCAGTTGGGCATTTATTATTATCTTCATTCATGTAAATGTACTTGTCACTCCATATCTCACTGGTGCAGAAGGGTTTGATTCTGTGATCCAGCACCCACGTTCCAGGTGGAGAAGAAGCAGAACTAGAACCAAATGGGTTCTTTATGTCGATGATTATGGTGCAAAAGGAGATGGCTTTCACAATGACACCGAGGTAATTGCTTCCTTCTATTTCACATgctgcttttttttttatcagcaatcaTAATGGTGTAATTGTTGCAACAGGAAAATCACTTACATGTAGTGAACCGAATTGCTTGATAATCCACAGGAAAGGGTGTTTGTTTAGAGTGTGAATCAGGGAGGAGGGTATTTTGAATGAATCTTCTGCTTAAAACTGAAGTATTCAGATTCAAGTCTTGCTAAATGCTTAGGAATAGTTAAAGATGCAACCCTGTTGTCTTAGATCTCATAATAGCCATGAAATGTTTGATAATTTGTATGAAAGAGCTAGGTAGGGTTAGGAATCTCCCCTGCAGCAACTGCAAGCACAGTAACAGCCACCATgactttgtttatttatttatcttttcagGCCTTCCTGGGGGCTTGGGGAATCGCTTGTTCTCTTGCTGGAATTATAAATCTTGTTTTTCCATTTGGGAAAACTTTTCTTGTTCATCCAGTTGACATTGGTGGGCCTTGTCGATCTAAGATTACTTTGGTGGTATGCTCACAGAGTCAAATCTCCCATTCTTGTCATGTGCTCCTTTCAGTTCCCGAATGAGGTGTGATTCTATAGAAAATATGCACTCTATTAACTTTCAAAGTTGTTATAGATATCAGGTACAATAGTTGCACCGCAAGATCCTGCTGTGTGGCTTGGTTTAAACCAGCGCAAATGGCTTTACTTCCATGgggtgaatcacctcactgttGATGGTGGAGGGAGTATCAATGGAATGGGAGAGGAATGGTGGGCCAGATCATGCAAGATCAACACCAAAAATGTATTGCTTCCTGGAAATAAGTTAATATTTTGTTCAAGTTTAATCAACTGTGTAACTAAAGTGGCTTCAAAATGTCCTTTCGCAGCCATGTCATCCTGCTCCAACGGTTAGTGAAGCTTCAAATATGGAGAAAACCAGATCGGTTTCCCTCATCTGATATCTGTTATGTGTTTTATTGGCTGAATATGAAACAACATTTACACTGCAGGCTCTGACTTTTCATAAATGCAAGGATCTAACAATCAGAAATCTTATGCTGATAAATAGCCAACAAATGCACTTGTCATTCACTAACTGTATGAGGGTTCTTGCCTCCCATCTCAAAGTATTAGCACCTGCTTTCAGCCCTAATACTGATGGAATCCATATCAGTGCAACAAAGGGGGTTCAGGTCAGGGATACTGTAATTAGAACAGGTACTGCTGAACACTTATTTTCAACCAAGTGTCATTTTAGGCTTGAATGATGTTAAGGTTTCAACGGCAATTTAAATGTTCTTTACCTCAAATAGCAATTGTCctgtaattattaaataattagcCATATTACAGAACACACTAAAGAAAAATCAGAGGAACAAAAATGAGCAAAACTTGAACAATAACAGGCAAAATATGAAGAACCATGCATGTTGCAGAATTTGGACGAGAGCTCACTCTAATTGCAATGATTACTCTCATCACTTACATTATGTTCCAGAATAAACTTTGGTAGTGAAATcatataccaaaagaaaaataatgcagtccattattttcaatttcaggTGATGACTGCATTTCAATAGTCAGAAATTCTTCACGGGTCTGGATCAGAAACATCTCTTGTGGTCCTGGCCATGGCATAAGGTGAAAGTAACTTTCACTTTTCAATTCTCAAGACATTAAGTGGTGTAATTGTTTTAACCTGGAACCTAATTTTTCAGCATCGGTAGCTTGGGAAAATCAAAGAAATGGGAGACGGTGCAGAATGTAATTGTCGATGGAGCTTATCTTTACAACACAGATAATGGGGTGAGAATCAAAACTTGGCAGGTGAGTTTCTTAACACTGTAGCACTTTCTTTTTATAGTCATCCAGCAATGAACACATTGATTGACTTCCCTCAAATTTTCATTAGGGTGGTACTGGTTTTGCCTCCAAGATCACATTCCAGAATATATTGATGGAAAATGTCTCTAATCCAATACTAATAGATCAATACTACTGTGATTCACAACATCCATGTGAAAACCAGGTACAGAATTTTTTGATGTTTTTGCTAGCACATTCTGACAAATTTTCCTTTATGTGGAGTGATGCATTATAGTTGGTTGGGGAAACTTTTGAGGAACTGTCTCCATAACtttgagaaaaaatattatttggagAATATACTTCGCATTGATTATGTAGTCACTAGACCTCTGAATCTCCAAGGAGGACAAATCACTTAGtccttgttttttctttcaaaatttattcCAAACAACAGAGGGATTTAGCTTCTAGAATTGATAGAGAAGTTCAAATTTGTAGTAAACTATACTGAAGCTCAAATATACTGAAAGAATGTAATTTCCTGTATCAAAATACAGACTTCGGCTGTGAGAGTGGAGAATATATCCTTCATTGATATACAAGGAACTTCAGCCACCGATGAAGCAATTAAATTTGCATGCAGTGACGTTTCTCCATGTGAAGGACTATatcttgaaaatatttttcttgtatCGTGCTTCGGAGGAAATACTAGCTCTTTCTGCTGGCAAGCTCACGGTTCTGCTCGGGGATTCTTGTATCCTCCTCCCACTTGTTTCTCAACCAGTGATGATTTCATTAGACAAAATGTCTTGGTAGAGTCAAACCCTGTTATTCATTCCATTTGAATCAAAGGTATAGAATAAAATGAGTACTCTATCGTTTAAGGGGAAGGTATATATGGTGGTCACCTGTGATCCATTTTGAAGGTTTGGAAGTCTAGATTTGAATTATACAACTCGtatttttcaaacaatttttaCACATCAAGATATCTGCAAAACAAGTCACTGGTAAGTCACGTTTTCAAAATATCAAGTTCAACTTTGATCATGATTTTAGAACTTGTTTCTTAACTTTTCAAGGGCTTCTTTTACATAGTAGCACAAAAAGTCTGTCTAGTTTTTCACCCAACAAACATAGCGCAAATCCAACAAATACGAAGAAAGATATAATAAAATCAGTGAATTGTGTTTACACGAAATCATCATTGGTAGCAAGCATATCATATACCACTTTACAAATTTCCAACTCAACATTCACATTTCAAAACTGgttcataaaatttaaaatcatagaATAAGAACAGACAAAAAGATTATACTATTGAACAAATGAtttgttttcattattttgtaAACCATTGTCTATGGGGAAAACAGATATCCATATCATGATTGTCTCGTCTCTTTTGTAAATTCCAATTACACGTTTTTTAAGTCTTGTGTAATCTTTGAGCATCAAAATTATGCTCAATGataaggaaaaaagaaaatgcacagaaagaaaaatgttaaatTCCATTTGCATGATGTTTCTTAATTGTCAAACTTTTCTACCATTTTCATACAGTAGAAGATGAATTCTTCAGCAGCGCATAAATGGTAAAGGAACATTACTTGAATAGACTAATAATAAACATACAACTTAATATCtcaaaagtaaaacaaaaacaCGTAGCGTGTTTATGGTACATACCCAAGATTCGTTGTATACACAGTGTAAAAAGCTAGGGATGATTAATATCAAGAATATTGAAACTTGTATGAAGTGAATTGATCAGACAGAAAGGCAGAATTCAGACACTGAAAAGTGAGTGAAATTTAGTCACTCCCCAAACTCTAAATATTTCTAACTTAATGCATCTGGACTACATGCTAAGATCTACAAGTGACGACTTTTCACTAACATGAACAAGAAATTTGTGAAGAAGCTGTTTCAAAGCTTCAAGCTCTAAAAAGCAACAGTGTTAGCGAGGGCCAAGTTTGGGGCATCCACGGGCAAGAGGCTTAGAACTGTTTTCTGGAGCTCTGAAAGTTCGAGGTACCATCTTATCAACATACAGTGTTCCATCCAAGTGATCACACTCATGTTGTAAAATCCGAGCCTGCCAACCAGTGGCATTTATTTTGATGGGTTTCCCGTAACGATCAAAACCTTCGACCTCAACATCAAGGTGTCGCTCTACCACAGCGTAACCAACAACACTGCAAAATGTCATTACAGATGAAGATGTTCTTATATGTTAAATTATGACAACAACATTGACTAGCTGTTAGCTCAACAATAGTTAATCAACAAATTCAATTGGACCCAATCAGGTTGGTGGACAATCTCACTGAAAACGTGGCACATTTACAAGAGAGAGGGATAATATTGTTAAGAGATCCCACTGTTCTTTTGCACATGCCCTTTTGAAACTGCTTTTAAACCTCCACAAACTCTATTGAATATCGAAAGccacatttaaaaaataaggaaaagaaCATACAGATAAGatacaaaaattaagacaaacATGGTTGAAACTTAAACCCAAGCTACAACAGAATATGGAGGTCACAGCTTCTTGTGATCTCAAAGTTTAGAAATCATCTAAGCAATCATCTTATAGATAATTTATAGATATTAGCAGAACTTTTACGTACCGGTTACATGCACGAACTGAAGACTCATCGTTTGGAAAGCAAATAAGAAATTTGCGACATTTTAGTTTAGCCCTTAACAACTTCAATCACATTAACTCTGAACCATTCTTTAAAATGGaagaatatatatacatatggtATATGTATAGAAAATCTTCAGATAATATGGTATCATACTAGTAATCACTTGAAAACAAGTGGATCTTTTTTATTTGTTCCATAATCTCTTCTTTGTTATGCTAAAGTAATTGAGAAAATTAAAGGCAGGATGCTGGTCTCGGGAAATTTGAAGCCATAACTCAAGAAATGACCGACTGCGTCAAGAGTCTAGACAGACACTTAAATATACAGCACGCTCTCTATCATTGATTAAAGATTGTTGCAAAAACATAAAACCATGATTGAGACTCATTTAAATGTGACGaaagaatttcaaaatttagtaatgtgaaataaattttcaatcaataataaagaGTGAGTTCAAACAAGTGTATAGCAAAGTATGTTACCAGCATTTCTCAATGTAGAATTCCTAAAAGTAAAAACACAAATGCATCTGCCACTGAATGTTACTATAAGGAGGAATGGAGATATTGAAACTTATGGAAAAGCAAGTAATGAATTGTTAACAAGGTATAGGCACACCTCAAGCATCCTTCAAAAAAGAGTGCAGACCTGTTGGTCTTCTTCTTCAGCTTAGGATTCAAGATCACCTACCTCAAATCAAGAGAGCTGAATGAATTTGCATATTATGATGTGAAGTTGAATTGAATAGTTCTCTATTGTTTGCATTGCATAGAATTGGAGATGGAGACAGACATAGACATACCATAAGATGAAAAGGTCTTCTATCTTGTTCTTTGAGCGCTTCCTCATCATCATAACCCAtatattcttctttatcttccaaAACAATTATCTACACACAAACACATAAAAGAAATCATATATTTCGATGCGATTGCATAGGTAAGTGTTATTGATCCAGAAAATGATAAGGCACATTAGATAAGATAGAAACCCTAAGGGAAATTCCAATCTGTGGAGCAGCGAGACCAACACCAGGTGCCTTTCGCATGACGCGGATCATGTCGTCGATGAT includes:
- the LOC137836009 gene encoding peptide deformylase 1A, chloroplastic/mitochondrial-like isoform X2; protein product: MEAVQLVALRLRVVPVAAYLLRNGVVMHGCLRSSSSTTTTTTSTNGMAGKRMSSGSGWLMDGAWKLPKIVKAGEPVLHERAKEVEASEMKSERVQKIIDDMIRVMRKAPGVGLAAPQIGISLRIIVLEDKEEYMGYDDEEALKEQDRRPFHLMVILNPKLKKKTNRSALFFEGCLSVVGYAVVERHLDVEVEGFDRYGKPIKINATGWQARILQHECDHLDGTLYVDKMVPRTFRAPENSSKPLARGCPKLGPR
- the LOC137836008 gene encoding probable polygalacturonase At1g80170: MKNLRYCFSWAFIIIFIHVNVLVTPYLTGAEGFDSVIQHPRSRWRRSRTRTKWVLYVDDYGAKGDGFHNDTEAFLGAWGIACSLAGIINLVFPFGKTFLVHPVDIGGPCRSKITLVISGTIVAPQDPAVWLGLNQRKWLYFHGVNHLTVDGGGSINGMGEEWWARSCKINTKNPCHPAPTALTFHKCKDLTIRNLMLINSQQMHLSFTNCMRVLASHLKVLAPAFSPNTDGIHISATKGVQVRDTVIRTGDDCISIVRNSSRVWIRNISCGPGHGISIGSLGKSKKWETVQNVIVDGAYLYNTDNGVRIKTWQGGTGFASKITFQNILMENVSNPILIDQYYCDSQHPCENQTSAVRVENISFIDIQGTSATDEAIKFACSDVSPCEGLYLENIFLVSCFGGNTSSFCWQAHGSARGFLYPPPTCFSTSDDFIRQNVLVESNPVIHSI
- the LOC137836009 gene encoding peptide deformylase 1A, chloroplastic/mitochondrial-like isoform X3: MEAVQLVALRLRVVPVAAYLLRNGVVMHGCLRSSSSTTTTTTSTNGMAGKRMSSGSGWLMDGAWKLPKIVKAGEPVLHERAKEVEASEMKSERVQKIIDDMIRVMRKAPGVGLAAPQIGISLRVSILSNIIVLEDKEEYMGYDDEEALKEQDRRPFHLMVILNPKLKKKTNSVVGYAVVERHLDVEVEGFDRYGKPIKINATGWQARILQHECDHLDGTLYVDKMVPRTFRAPENSSKPLARGCPKLGPR
- the LOC137836009 gene encoding peptide deformylase 1A, chloroplastic/mitochondrial-like isoform X1, which encodes MEAVQLVALRLRVVPVAAYLLRNGVVMHGCLRSSSSTTTTTTSTNGMAGKRMSSGSGWLMDGAWKLPKIVKAGEPVLHERAKEVEASEMKSERVQKIIDDMIRVMRKAPGVGLAAPQIGISLRVSILSNIIVLEDKEEYMGYDDEEALKEQDRRPFHLMVILNPKLKKKTNRSALFFEGCLSVVGYAVVERHLDVEVEGFDRYGKPIKINATGWQARILQHECDHLDGTLYVDKMVPRTFRAPENSSKPLARGCPKLGPR
- the LOC137836009 gene encoding peptide deformylase 1A, chloroplastic/mitochondrial-like isoform X4, encoding MEAVQLVALRLRVVPVAAYLLRNGVVMHGCLRSSSSTTTTTTSTNGMAGKRMSSGSGWLMDGAWKLPKIVKAGEPVLHERAKEVEASEMKSERVQKIIDDMIRVMRKAPGVGLAAPQIGISLRIIVLEDKEEYMGYDDEEALKEQDRRPFHLMVILNPKLKKKTNSVVGYAVVERHLDVEVEGFDRYGKPIKINATGWQARILQHECDHLDGTLYVDKMVPRTFRAPENSSKPLARGCPKLGPR